A DNA window from Bdellovibrio sp. BCCA contains the following coding sequences:
- a CDS encoding outer membrane beta-barrel domain-containing protein, translated as MADKNLDMTKRVHDVACSIHGHCKQRYDGSRTLAVLPNKIQIVEVVSMNLLRIQIFLSAVLFLLSTESMAQDAAESEQKDIDFVEKLLETKANEFKSAPSKSFEPKQKTQKAEYTSVQSEGFFLDLATIQKNYMPKTNRIHLGAGFTLLPSDVFYRTIGLNLKASYHFTETWGVEAFGYLFTSQARDEVNKLESVQKLSVKNLVSLSAFYGLNLYFNSIYGKTALLNYRIIPFEVYQTVGLGKVRTHDDEETTSFQVGIGDIFSLSRSSALRIDLNWAFYNAHNYLGEKQASNSLFLTVSYGHFFPEPIYR; from the coding sequence ATGGCTGATAAAAATTTGGACATGACTAAAAGAGTCCATGACGTTGCTTGCTCCATTCATGGTCATTGCAAGCAACGATATGACGGTTCCCGGACTCTGGCAGTGTTGCCAAACAAAATACAAATTGTTGAAGTTGTGTCTATGAACTTACTTCGTATTCAGATATTTCTTTCCGCTGTTTTGTTCCTACTTTCAACAGAATCCATGGCGCAGGATGCAGCGGAGTCTGAACAAAAGGACATCGATTTCGTTGAGAAACTTTTAGAAACAAAAGCCAACGAATTCAAAAGTGCGCCCTCCAAATCCTTCGAGCCTAAGCAAAAAACACAGAAGGCTGAGTACACTTCAGTTCAATCTGAAGGTTTTTTTTTGGACCTTGCGACCATTCAAAAAAACTATATGCCTAAAACAAATAGGATTCATTTAGGCGCCGGGTTTACCCTTCTACCTTCGGACGTTTTTTATCGCACAATCGGATTAAATTTAAAAGCAAGCTATCACTTCACGGAAACCTGGGGGGTAGAAGCCTTCGGATACCTTTTCACCTCACAAGCCCGTGATGAAGTGAACAAGCTCGAATCCGTTCAGAAGCTTTCAGTAAAAAATCTAGTGTCCCTTTCCGCTTTTTATGGGCTCAACCTGTACTTTAACTCTATCTATGGCAAGACCGCCCTTCTCAATTATCGCATCATTCCTTTTGAAGTTTATCAAACCGTCGGTCTCGGTAAAGTTCGCACTCACGATGATGAAGAAACGACCAGCTTTCAAGTTGGTATCGGAGATATTTTTTCTCTTTCAAGATCTTCGGCCTTACGCATAGATCTCAACTGGGCATTTTACAATGCCCACAATTATCTCGGTGAAAAACAAGCATCGAACTCTCTATTTTTGACAGTCAGCTATGGACACTTCTTTCCGGAGCCAATCTACCGATGA
- a CDS encoding DUF4423 domain-containing protein, with translation MNYTVDYLRKWHSSIRSKNPSFSLRAFANKLGVSIGRLSEYFSGSRQITAAAIEQIIENINDNAIATELRECVAKDIKARNGELFRENILADSTFEQIKNWHNFSILALIGTDDFRPDPQWIARRLHLDISIVHDSLQNLKKLGIISDDQGTYKISSDCLVAATTTPSLSMREHHRQMFMQVAERIGNLPKGMSDINSITLSVRPDKLPKAKEKIQAFLIEMSELLDIAPRTEVYGLCIGLVPLSRIDESNDTLKNFHSIKDSVES, from the coding sequence ATGAACTACACCGTGGACTACCTTCGTAAATGGCACAGCAGTATTCGCTCTAAAAACCCGTCATTTTCATTAAGAGCTTTTGCCAACAAGCTGGGTGTCTCTATCGGAAGACTTTCAGAGTATTTTTCTGGAAGCCGCCAGATTACCGCAGCCGCAATCGAACAAATTATTGAAAACATCAATGACAACGCCATTGCGACCGAACTTCGCGAATGTGTCGCCAAAGATATTAAAGCGCGCAATGGGGAACTTTTCCGCGAAAACATTCTTGCCGATTCAACATTTGAACAAATTAAAAATTGGCATAACTTTTCAATTCTCGCTCTTATCGGAACAGACGACTTCAGACCTGACCCCCAGTGGATCGCCCGTCGACTGCATCTGGATATATCCATAGTCCATGATAGCCTGCAGAATCTAAAAAAACTGGGAATTATTTCCGACGATCAAGGTACATATAAAATTTCATCCGATTGTCTAGTGGCCGCAACAACAACACCCAGCTTGTCAATGCGGGAGCATCACCGGCAGATGTTCATGCAAGTCGCAGAAAGAATCGGCAACCTACCTAAAGGAATGAGTGACATAAACTCCATCACTTTGTCCGTACGACCAGACAAACTCCCCAAAGCCAAAGAAAAAATTCAAGCCTTTCTCATTGAAATGAGTGAACTCTTAGATATTGCACCTCGCACAGAAGTCTACGGACTTTGCATCGGTTTAGTCCCTTTAAGCCGAATTGACGAAAGCAATGACACACTTAAAAACTTCCACAGCATTAAGGACTCAGTAGAATCATGA
- a CDS encoding KH domain-containing protein — protein MTMKVPEVIRRQAKKEIDCLSPKSNAAILHLDQSQDTVRKKILDIVNAALKTLVVSPDDTRAEVQIGERTTIYLIKTIQPDFGRILGSGGKTINSLRTLVTAMAANQGIRAIVQIDNEEQYFLGNR, from the coding sequence ATGACGATGAAAGTTCCAGAAGTAATTCGCAGACAGGCTAAAAAAGAAATTGATTGTCTTTCGCCCAAATCAAACGCGGCCATCTTACATTTGGATCAGTCACAAGATACTGTCAGAAAAAAAATTCTGGATATCGTCAACGCAGCACTCAAAACGCTTGTTGTTTCTCCTGATGATACACGTGCGGAAGTTCAAATTGGCGAACGAACGACGATCTATTTAATTAAAACCATCCAACCCGATTTCGGTCGTATTCTTGGATCCGGAGGAAAGACCATCAACTCATTAAGAACCTTGGTCACAGCGATGGCTGCGAATCAAGGAATTCGAGCCATCGTTCAAATTGACAATGAAGAACAGTATTTTCTAGGCAATCGATAA
- a CDS encoding CDC27 family protein, whose translation MTKNIIISLILLGSIPAWAQSQNKNQDYRKAANQFYKVIFSSQSTAEEKMKARFYLAQSLFKLKLYQTAAFPFIVVAQNAPPKPAQTAFENLVEISERLNDTSLLDFTLKKLDSQNLNEIAKDLYLKRMAQALIREGKFNEALGFIQQALQLKSDSDEALYTAALIHLKQNRTVQALPYLEKLYNKYYQNPITDIQRGRAAVALARAYYQAKRWNEAQALYREIPKDHPLYRESQMELTWSLFRAGKFRSAMSAVQTLHTPFYENFYDPESLILRTIILIFVCQNDEAEKALENFQKNYTSAFSALSDLNKSTETPQFYFSQIEEAQKYLKDIKSGKRPNYKGRLPFFIVRSLLDVPPLKNKLDYIERIQEEKNRVLKIFSRPEDTTLRKYALKILDSRLANGSKSAGESLRYALYNKEQELALFTGDIGLLRYEVLNGKKQAARKEYIRRVNNSSSQINASETRDFYVKNGYRYWPFEGEYWRDEIGNYQYLGVNRCVEE comes from the coding sequence ATGACAAAAAATATTATTATTTCACTTATTCTTTTGGGTAGCATCCCGGCATGGGCTCAATCGCAAAACAAAAATCAGGATTACCGAAAAGCCGCCAATCAATTTTATAAAGTTATTTTTTCTTCGCAAAGTACCGCAGAAGAAAAAATGAAAGCTCGATTTTATCTGGCCCAATCCCTTTTTAAACTAAAGCTTTATCAGACTGCCGCTTTTCCTTTTATCGTCGTGGCACAGAACGCGCCTCCAAAGCCCGCACAAACCGCCTTTGAAAACTTGGTAGAAATTTCTGAACGCCTTAACGACACAAGTCTCCTGGACTTCACGCTGAAAAAACTTGATTCGCAGAATCTGAATGAGATTGCCAAGGACCTCTACTTAAAACGTATGGCCCAAGCACTCATACGCGAAGGTAAATTTAACGAAGCACTCGGTTTTATTCAGCAGGCTTTGCAACTTAAGTCCGACAGTGACGAGGCTTTATATACCGCCGCACTTATTCACTTGAAACAAAATCGCACAGTTCAGGCACTGCCCTATCTAGAAAAACTCTACAACAAATATTATCAGAACCCCATCACAGATATACAAAGAGGCCGCGCCGCTGTCGCCCTAGCGCGTGCCTATTATCAAGCAAAGCGTTGGAATGAGGCACAGGCATTGTACCGAGAAATTCCCAAAGACCACCCTCTTTACCGTGAGTCTCAGATGGAATTGACTTGGTCTCTATTTCGTGCGGGGAAATTTCGGAGCGCAATGAGTGCGGTTCAAACTCTGCACACACCCTTTTACGAAAACTTTTATGATCCCGAGTCCTTGATTTTGCGGACTATTATTCTTATCTTCGTGTGCCAAAACGATGAAGCCGAGAAAGCTCTAGAAAACTTTCAAAAGAACTACACCTCGGCCTTCTCAGCTCTTTCAGATCTGAATAAGTCCACTGAGACACCGCAGTTTTATTTTTCTCAAATCGAAGAAGCCCAAAAGTATTTGAAAGATATCAAAAGTGGAAAACGTCCGAACTATAAAGGCCGTCTGCCTTTTTTTATCGTAAGATCCCTCTTAGATGTGCCGCCGCTTAAAAACAAGCTGGATTACATCGAGCGAATCCAAGAAGAAAAAAACCGTGTTTTAAAAATTTTTAGTCGTCCTGAGGATACTACGCTCCGCAAGTACGCCCTCAAAATCTTGGACTCGCGTCTGGCAAACGGCTCAAAGAGCGCTGGGGAATCACTTCGATATGCGCTTTACAATAAAGAACAGGAACTGGCGTTATTTACCGGCGACATCGGACTGTTGCGCTATGAGGTTTTGAATGGGAAGAAGCAGGCGGCCCGCAAAGAATATATCAGACGAGTCAACAACTCCTCGTCTCAAATCAACGCGAGCGAGACACGAGACTTCTATGTAAAAAACGGTTATCGCTATTGGCCTTTTGAAGGAGAATACTGGCGCGACGAAATCGGCAATTATCAATATTTAGGAGTAAATCGCTGTGTGGAAGAATAG
- a CDS encoding DUF4423 domain-containing protein has protein sequence MNLSTLLHNEFEKRKNRNQRYSIRAFAKSLEMEAGALLRLMQGRRTAKDTTAISILKKLEAPLEVQSLILRELENRRQMNKKRMIAPQKKIFPIHEFEDHIDIHHIYTLEALNLQQFKKTHQVPALASALRISLDEATNIINLLTKLGAISVLDENFAVVYKSFSAVPYDFPSEKRKMLQKEFLKKAQEAIDLFPPELRETDMLSIPISSKDIEKIKMILKHTYSKIHKISAKRTKHSHLYNLCLAFYPVVVP, from the coding sequence ATGAACTTATCGACGTTACTTCATAATGAGTTTGAAAAAAGAAAAAATAGAAATCAACGTTACAGCATCAGAGCTTTTGCAAAAAGTCTCGAAATGGAGGCCGGGGCCTTGCTTCGACTTATGCAAGGCAGACGGACTGCAAAGGATACAACGGCAATCTCTATCCTAAAAAAACTCGAAGCTCCGCTGGAAGTTCAGTCGCTAATCCTCCGGGAACTTGAAAACCGTCGACAGATGAATAAGAAAAGAATGATCGCTCCTCAAAAGAAGATTTTTCCAATACATGAGTTTGAGGACCATATAGACATTCACCATATTTATACCTTGGAAGCGCTAAACCTTCAACAATTCAAGAAGACACATCAGGTGCCAGCTCTTGCTTCCGCTCTTCGTATTTCACTAGACGAAGCGACCAATATCATTAATCTTCTGACAAAGCTCGGAGCCATTTCTGTTCTCGATGAGAATTTTGCAGTTGTTTATAAATCTTTTTCGGCCGTCCCTTATGATTTTCCCAGCGAAAAACGCAAGATGTTGCAAAAAGAATTCTTGAAAAAAGCACAAGAGGCAATTGATCTCTTTCCTCCTGAGTTAAGAGAGACAGATATGCTTTCTATTCCTATCTCCAGCAAAGATATTGAAAAAATTAAGATGATACTAAAACACACGTATTCCAAAATTCATAAGATTTCCGCAAAGAGAACCAAGCACAGCCACCTTTACAATCTTTGTTTGGCATTCTATCCAGTGGTGGTTCCGTGA